The sequence below is a genomic window from Ensifer adhaerens.
CCGTTCGACGGCATTCACCCCCAATATCTTGGGGCGCTACAGGAAATTTTTCCTCCGCGCAATCGCTTGGCGATTGCAGCGCGAAAACCTTCGCCTTTTACTATATGAGACGTGCCATCAACCTTGATCGAGCCGCAGGAAACCGCGAAGACCTCCTCCCCGAGAGCCTAGTTCGATGCTGTCCAGCGGTGCCAATCCTCGGCACTGCCGTAGAAAGTGTTGAGGTCAATGCGGCCCTGCACGCCGTGGGAGAGGCCCGAGCCCGAATATTGCCAGAAGACCCAGCGGCGGTTGGGGTAGACCTTGGACGGATGCTGGGCCACGGCGCGAAGCCAGAAGGGATATTCCGTGAAGGCGCCCTGCAGGTTGTCCTCGTAGAAATCCGGCGCGGTGTAGATGATCGGACGCTTGCCATAGTGGCGCTCAACCTTTTCCATGAAGACCTTCATCTTCTCGCGCACCAGCTTGGGGCTGAGCTTCTGGCGGCAGGCGGAATCGTGGTTCCACTCCACGTCGATGACCGGCGGAAGTGCTTCCGGATCGCGCGGCACGTTGCGAATGAACCAGTCCGCTTGCTCGCCCGCCGTCCGGCACCAGTAGAAGAAGTGGTAGGCCCCACGCTTGAGTCCTGCGGACTTGGAGCCGTTCCAATTGACGCGGAACATCGGATCGGTATGGTCGCCGCCATCGGTCGCCTTGATGAAGGCGAAATTGGCCCCCTGCTCGCGCAGCTTCGGCCAGTCGATATCGCCCTGCCAGCGGGAGACATCCACGCCATGGACCTGATAGGCGCGTGGCGAATAGCGACCGAAATTGATCGGCTTGGCGTCACGGAAGCGCTGGCTGTAGATGCGGCTGCGCGGGCGGCTCATCCCGGCCCCGGTCGGGCTGGAGGGCATGATGAAGCTGGCCTTTTCCGCAGTCGGCCGGGCAATGGGCTCGACCACCGCGGGAATGAGCCTGGGCTCCACATTCTCAAACGGCACGGGCGGGCGCGGCGGCGTGGCCATTGCCAGAACAGGCGCTTCCCCGCGCCCCGGCACGGCCTCGGGCGGCGTGATCGAAGCGCGCGCGGTCCGGGCCGAGGTCTCCGTGGGAATGTTGACAGCCGGCATGCGGATCGCACCTGTCTTCTCCGAGGATGTGCCGACGGAGAGCACATCGCTGGTGGATTGGGACTGGCAGCCGGCAAGGGTTGCCAGGAGGCCGAGAAACATAAGACCGGCAGGCAAACGCATGAACATCGTCACTCTATACAAACAGGACATTCGACCCGCCTGCCATAACGAGACCATGGCATGACGGAATTGCTAATAAAGTTTTACCGGCAAATGTTGAATCGAATCTTTACGCGACGCGGGAAACCGTCCCTTCATGTATCGAAATCGAAAGGCTGAGGCGATGACGGCACATATCCTGATCGTGGGCGGGGGCATCAACGGATTGGCGAGCGCCTGGACGCTTGTCCGCAAGGGCTATCGCGTCAGCCTGTTCGATCAGGGACCGATCCCCAATCCCGTTTCCAGTTCCTTCGATGAACATCGCATCACCCGCCACGCTTATGGCCCCATGCACGCCTATGCCGCGCGGATGCCGCAGGCGTTTGCGCTGTGGGATCAACTGTTTGCCGATATCGGCGCGCGGCATCTGGAGGCAATGC
It includes:
- a CDS encoding lysozyme — encoded protein: MSCLYRVTMFMRLPAGLMFLGLLATLAGCQSQSTSDVLSVGTSSEKTGAIRMPAVNIPTETSARTARASITPPEAVPGRGEAPVLAMATPPRPPVPFENVEPRLIPAVVEPIARPTAEKASFIMPSSPTGAGMSRPRSRIYSQRFRDAKPINFGRYSPRAYQVHGVDVSRWQGDIDWPKLREQGANFAFIKATDGGDHTDPMFRVNWNGSKSAGLKRGAYHFFYWCRTAGEQADWFIRNVPRDPEALPPVIDVEWNHDSACRQKLSPKLVREKMKVFMEKVERHYGKRPIIYTAPDFYEDNLQGAFTEYPFWLRAVAQHPSKVYPNRRWVFWQYSGSGLSHGVQGRIDLNTFYGSAEDWHRWTASN